TATGGGTTTGTGGATGCCCTCTACCAGGGCCGGGAAAAAAAAGCTTTCCATCTAGCTGGTATTTGATAAACAAAATGGTGAAACTCCAATACAGTTCAGGAGGAAATCATGGCTCAGGAAGCGTCCGTCGCCCCCAAGGAACGCGTAAACATTGTTTACAAGCCTGCCACGGGCGACGCCAAGGAAGAGGTGGAACTGCCGTTGAAGCTCCTCGTGCTGGGCGATTTCACCAATCGTCCCGACGACCGCACGCTGGAGAACCGCGAGCCCATAAGCGTCGACAAGGACAACTTTGACGACGTGCTCAAGGCCCAGAACATCGAACTCAACATGGCCGTTCCCAACCGCGTTTCCGGGAAGGATGGCGATGAGATGGGCGTGCATCTCAAGTTCGACACCCTCAAAGACTTTGAGCCTGACGCCATCGTGGCCAAGGTGCCGGAACTGCAGAAGCTCATGGAACTGCGCGAGGCCCTGAAGGCCCTGAAGGGTCCTCTGTCCAACGTGCCGGAGTTCCGCAAGAAAGTGCAGGACATGGTTCAGGATCCCGGTCTGCGCGACCGGTTGCTCAAAGAACTGGGTATAGGTTCCTAAGGAGGATTTCAGATGGCTGACGACGCGACCGAAACCCAGAAAGCACCGCAGCAGGCGCAAGCCCAGGCAGCGGACGCATCGCTTCTGGACGACATCGTCGAGGCTACCAAATTAAAGCCTTCTGACGATGCATTCTCTACGACCAAGCAGGGCCTCCAGGCCTTCCTTGAGGAGTTGGTCAAACCTGAGCGGGCAGGTGCGCGCATCTCGGGTGCGCTGGTTGACGACATGATCTCCCAGCTGGACCAGAAGCTCTCCTCTCAGGTCAATGAGATCATGCACAACCAGGAATTCAGGAAAGTCGAGTCCAGCTGGCGCTCGCTCAAATACCTGGTGATGCACACGGATTTTAGGGAGAACATCCGGCTCCAGTTCGTCAACGTCACCAAGGAAGACCTGCTTTCCGACTTCGAGGATGCCCCCGAAGTGGTCAAATCCGGCCTCTACAAGCAGGTATACACGTCGGAATACGGCCAGTTCGGCGGCCAGCCCTTCGGGGCCATGGTGGCCAACTACGAATTCGGGCCCGGGCCCCAGGACGTGAAGCTCCTGCAATACTGCGCCTCGGTGGCGGCCATGGCCCACGCTCCGTTCATCTCGGCCGTGGGGCCGCAGATGTTCGGCATAGAGAAGTGGGAAGACCTGCCGAATCTGAAGGACCTCCAGTCCATTTTCGAGATGCCGCAGTACACAAAATGGACCTCCCTACGCGAATCCGAGGACGCACGCTACCTTGGGCTCACCCTGCCCAGGTTCCTGTTGCGCCTGCCTTTCAGCCAGGACACGGCGCCGGCCAAGACGTTTAATTTCAAGGAAGACGTTTCCGGCGGCGACGAGGACTTCTGCT
The DNA window shown above is from Desulfovibrio sp. and carries:
- the tssB gene encoding type VI secretion system contractile sheath small subunit; translation: MAQEASVAPKERVNIVYKPATGDAKEEVELPLKLLVLGDFTNRPDDRTLENREPISVDKDNFDDVLKAQNIELNMAVPNRVSGKDGDEMGVHLKFDTLKDFEPDAIVAKVPELQKLMELREALKALKGPLSNVPEFRKKVQDMVQDPGLRDRLLKELGIGS
- the tssC gene encoding type VI secretion system contractile sheath large subunit, coding for MADDATETQKAPQQAQAQAADASLLDDIVEATKLKPSDDAFSTTKQGLQAFLEELVKPERAGARISGALVDDMISQLDQKLSSQVNEIMHNQEFRKVESSWRSLKYLVMHTDFRENIRLQFVNVTKEDLLSDFEDAPEVVKSGLYKQVYTSEYGQFGGQPFGAMVANYEFGPGPQDVKLLQYCASVAAMAHAPFISAVGPQMFGIEKWEDLPNLKDLQSIFEMPQYTKWTSLRESEDARYLGLTLPRFLLRLPFSQDTAPAKTFNFKEDVSGGDEDFCWGNAAFAFASRLTDSFAKYRWCANIIGPQGGGAVEDLPLYQYEAMGEIQTKIPTQVLISERREFELAEQGFIALTMRKNSDNAAFFSANSVQKPKYFGISKEGKEAELNYKLSTQLPYMFIMNRLAHYIKVIQRENIGTWKERADLEDELNKWISQYVTEMDNPAPSVRSRRPLRMAKIEVQDVEGDPGFYSVTLLARPHFKYMGASFTLSLVGKLDKK